The Phragmites australis chromosome 1, lpPhrAust1.1, whole genome shotgun sequence genomic interval GCTGTATGCCGAGGCTGGCAAGGACGTCGTCGACTTGCTGTTCTCGATCCTCGCCTTCCCGCTCGGCGTCGTCACCTAGCTCCTGACCGCGGGCACCATGGTCGGCTCCGTCGGTAACCTCTACGGCAGCGTGGAGACGATCGACGCCGGCTATGCCTGCGGCCGCGACGCCACGAACCCGCTGCTCGAGGCCGCCGTCCTCCACCTGGTCGACACGCCGGTGGCCGCTGCTCCGGCTCCGCCGTCGCCCAACAGTCTGTACCGGTGCAAGGGCTGCAGCTGCTACGATTACGCCAGCTGGACCAGCGGCACGCCGTGCCCGGTGTGTGCAAGGGCAAGATGACGACGGTGCAGCTCGTGGAGCCGGAGGGCGACTCCGTTGGCTGGAAGACCGCCACGGCGGCAGACGAAGGGAGCAGCTGGGGGTATGTACGGGGCATGATAACGCACACTGTTATGGACGACCTCTCGGTCGCGCCCGGCATCACGGACATCAACGGGCTGCAGGCCAAGATCCCAACACCGTGGAGATTGGTTACAAAGAGGTGGTTTCATATCTCGTGGCCCGTTGGATTTGCATAGAGATTGGTGTGTTTTGTACACTGATGATTTTCATGTTGGTCCATGCGTAAGGTTTGGCGTTGCTGAAGGCATCGCTACAGTCGCAGACGGTGCTCACCTACGTCTTCCTCGGCGCGAAGCAGAGTGCTTCTTTGAGGCGCTTGATTGAGATTTGGGAGTCCACAACTCCGTATAGATTCAAGAGCACCCTTCGCTTGCATGCATGTTTGGAAAACTCTGGTCATGGGCTCATGGACGTGACGCTGCGGATTGTGATTTGGTTTTAATTTAGAGAAATGCTAAACGCATACTTGAAGTGGAAGTACTCTGTTTCAAACATTTTTTGAACTCGCCATGCTAATAATCTTGTGCGTTTATTTCGTTCTAGAATGAATGTGAAGTCAGTATTTTAATAAGGATTCGTACTTTGTATATGTGTCACTCAGTTATTTATAATAGACTTGTCCTATGTATCACTCTCAGTTATTTATATCCAAACCAGCCGACACGACCACCGTCCAGCAAGAATGAATCAGCGCGGGCCTGTTTGGTCGCTCTGGCAGATTTGGATTGGTCCTAGCGCCGGCGTGTGGAATAATACCTATAATAGTTGTATACGTCACTAAGTAGATAACACCGTAGACAATGTCCATAATACTTAAATATAGTATTATCTATAAACTTAATATAAGTGACTGCAAGATCAATGGATAGCCATGTAaataaaatcttttttttttttgaaggccACCATATGGACGATTATGTTAGAAAGAGAAGCAAAGTGGCATCAAAGATGCTTACAAATTAGGTTACAGTCCTTCGGCCAGGCCCAAGGCTAAAGATTATGTAAAAAATTTGGTGAACATACAAAGTAGGATCAGATGGTCATATTAAGATGAACTTTCCCGGCTATCTCTAAGAGATGTTAACGTGTGGGCACCTGCCATACTCCAGACCATAGTCTCCTCTTGAATCCTGTTTAATAACGCGCCTTCAGTGAGTTCTTTGCCCTAAAAGATCCATCAATTCTGTTCTTTCCATAACTTCCAGAGTATCAGAATGATCAGTGTCTTGACGCCTTTATACAACCTGTCCGGTTGGCAGGCATATTCTTTCCACCAAGCTTCAACAGAGTCTATGCGGCAAGGTTTAAGGATGGTAGATGTAGCCACCCCGCTACTCGTGTCTAAAGGCTTCTAGAAGCCGGGCACTCAATGAACAAGTGCACCGAGGTCTTCAGATTTTGAAAGCACATTGGACaaaaatattagttgatgcAATGGCGAAGTTAAAAGCATTTAGCTGTCCATACTCGATCATGGATGAACAACCATGCAAAAAAACTTTGTTGTGTATGTTCCGTGTACAGTGAGTTACCAGGTGATTGTGTCTTTCGTTTGGTTTAGCTGCACTACACTGATCCTATCTCACAATTGGACAAATTCGGCAATAAGGGTGTGGTCAGGTTGTGGCGAAGATTGACTGGGGCAATTGTACCAGGCGAAGTCGTCCTAATGTCATTAGCAAGCCAAGGTACTGCATTGGGAAGGTTGCCACGTCCCCGGGAAGAGGAGACCAAGGTACCAAAAAATTCTAACGGCTGACTACCTGTCGAGGAGAGGATGGGACCATGAGCGTGTTCGTTGTCTATGCGAACTGACCCAGGAGACAACGAATCACCTGCTGATACAATGTGATTTTGTTGAAGTTGTTCTTAATTCTGTAGACATATGGATGAATATGATAATTAACTAAACAattacttaaaaatttataacgTGACAAATTTAGACACAAACTAAACAAATCCTAACTCACGCAAGAGACGGATGAAGGTGGCGTGACGGACGGAGTGGTTCAGGGAACCATGACGGGAACGCCGAAAGAGCAGCGGAGAGAAAAGCAGGAGCAATCCTATATGTACCGTGATCGGTGGAATGTGTGGAAGTAATGGAACTGGTGGATCTTCCAGGGCGAAAGGCTTGACCATTTGCATGTGGCATACTGGCATGGCGCGCGAGGAGGAGATCGACACTCCCAGACTGGCGTCCCAGGGAGGCAGCAGGGAGTTTGGGGAAGCAGTCGTGTAACAACAGCCATAAATCTTTATGGCTGTTGTTACACGACCTTCTCACGTTGCAATGTTTCGTCATGTACCTTTAAGTTTCTAAGAGAACTTCTTCCGCCGGCTAGTGTGGAATCCGGCTGTTGTAGACTTTTTTTTCTACCCTGAACCTAAATGAAGCGCAGTGCTCCTGCCATATTTTGTCAAAAAGAGTTGCACAAAACACAGGGATTCTTTTAGAATTTTGCTAATATCGAGCAAAATTGACCGGGGTAGCTAATTTTGGACTTCAAGCATCACCGGGAGGAGTCTTCTTGCCGAGGAAAACATCAGTGAGGACGGTTTTGGACTGCAGCGACGCCTTCAGGATCTCCAAGCCCTGCAGCAAAATCATCAGTTGATGCGCGCACATGCATAAATTAAAAACGAAGGATAATTGTGAGCAGATGAAAGATCCAGTGACTGACCTCGTTGTAGCCGAGCTGCACGGTCCTCTCCTCGAGATCGCTGACGTCCCTCACCGCGAAGGTACTGAGCAGGGTGATGATGGAGGTAGCGGAAATGGGCCTCACCGTGAGGTTGTCCATCACCGTGTACACGATGCCCTGGACGAACCCTTCCGCTCCTCCGGTGGAGGCGTTCTCCGCCTTGTTACCGGAGCAGCCATAGCCGGGCGGGACATACCACATTACCGTCTCCATCAGATAGAAACAGCACATGCAATACGTACCGCTCGCGTCCGTCACGTAGTTGTAGCAGCTGCAATCCACGGACTTGTAGCACCTGCGACCGGACTTGTTACATCTGTAGAAGGTCTTTGGCTGGCCAGACGACGGCTCCGGCAGGCGCTGGAGCGAGCTGTTGATGGTCGTGGCCGGCGAGACGACCGTGGGGCGGAGGAAAGCGTCCTTGGCAGCGCCGGCCAAGACGTACGTGGAGTCGAGCTTGTCTACGCTGGCGTAGAGGTTGCCGACGCAACCGACCATGCCCTCCTCCCCGATCAGCTCGACGGCCGTGGCGACGGGCAGggcgaggagggagaagaggaagtCGACGACTTCCTTGCTCGCCTCCGCGAACAGCACGCGCTGCGCCTTCCTATCGATGAGGAGCGTCATGCTcaacgcggcggcggcggttggcATCTTTTCGGACCTCACTAGCTCTCGTTTCTTTTCGGACCTCATTAGCTCTCTTGCCTTCTTGATAGCAGTACCAACTTGGCAAGGAACAATGGCACGGCCGCACGGGTTTATAAAAGAGCATGGACCTTCACGCGGGCGCACGGGCCTCCACGCTTCGACGCTGAAACGGGTATGTGAATGGTTTCATATATACGTGCGCTGGAAGCCGTAGGGTCAAGTTAATTGATCGATCAATTAGTTCCTCATCTAATTAATCACGATATGATCACCGGGGCATGCGTACCGCCTTCTCTGTCGATTCGTTCTGAATGTTTCCGGGCGCCTGTTCGCTTGCCCTTACATAATTGCGACGTTGGCCTCTTGACCTTCCAGGCCGATCGACCACCATTTGCTGAATAAATAGAACGTCTGAGCATTgccatttttttctccaaaagcTGTCATCGACACACTCACACACCATTTCCCCAAGGTTGTAGCAGGGTACTACTCTACTATCGAGATTCTCCCGAATCGGGGGAGAATTGCAAACGCACGCGTGTCCTGCATTGGGACTGCGTGCAAATATACGGTCTTGATCATGGAAAATTTCCAACGAACGGTGCTGCGTGTTGCGAACTTGCGACTTGAGAAACCGCTCGTGAAAATCGAATACTACTACTCTCGAGCTGAGCTTGTCTATACTAAGCGCATCGAGCGGTTCGCGAATTGATTCGATCTCCTACCTATTGCATTGTGACTGCAACGTCCACTCCACTCTTGCAGACGCGGGGGTTTGTGCAATGCAGGGGGTGGTGACGTACACTGTCATGGACGACCTCAAGGTTGCAGACGCACCCATGTCCACCATCTCCGGCATCATATAGCCTTCCTCGACACCTTCGGGATCACGGACATCGGCATGCCCAAGGAGAAGACCGCGCTGCAGGGTTTCTTTACGTAAATTGTTTAATCTGTGCGTGTTAACCATGTTTCGTACTTTTTAGGGTTTGGAGATTCTGCGCGTGTCGTTGCAATACAAGACCGTGCTCTCACTGCCCTCTGCGGGAGTTCAATTGGTTGCCGATATCTATCTGTCCGTGTCTCAGCCTGCGTGTCCTAGTTCGGTTGTATTATTGCTCTGTTTCGGTCGTGCGTCTGTTGTGTGCACTTGTTGGTTAATGCATCCAGTCCCAGGAACTATGGGTTATGAATTGGAATAGTAATGGGGTAATCTTTGTCGGGAATGTTTGTccatttatgtttttatttggtTATAGGGGAAGTTTTCTCTCACCTCTATTCTCACGAGAAATTTTGTGGGAATCGAGTTTTTAATAGAGATGTAAAATTAAATCATACAATACTAATTGATTgttaatagtataaataagtaatttattaatACATACAATGCTAATTAATACAAGATGGATTAAATATGATAGGTTAGATAATAAAAttataagagtaatttattatttattctatataatgtaatgtttgtatatttatatataaaaaatgtatatatgtgatatcaAGGGTATAACGGGAAGCTGAGATGGAGAGCATCTTCCTATCCTCACATAAGACTACCCCcaatcatattcccttcatttcattcccttctcgattcccttccctgttctcattccctttatttcctctcatctccaacagcttcccttcgaagggaatcgcgaagggaaatgagagagaatcccatcctgaagggaatgaccctgggaatcccgtcgtaaagggaaccgtgaagaggAACCattgggagcgctgaagggaacgggaatcccttcacgacgggaatctggcCGTGAAGGGAATCCCTTGGCCTTGGTCTAAGTTTGCGAGGATCAATTTTTTACATACTCATCTACTAATAAGTAATAGGTAACAGGTTGTTATCATAGGTGATAGGTGAAGAATATACCAGCACAATGGTGaagaatatcacccgtcacctatgatcatatatgtatatatatgttgtgtCATTTTGTCTAAGTCATTTCCACTCTAAGGTTCGTCGCCGCCCGCTCCACCACACATCCCCGCCTCCCGGAGCCTCTCCGTCACCCTCAGAGCCCTGCCGCCCTCTGGTCCCCGCCACTCTCAGAGCCCTGCCGCCATCCGCCCTCCACCGCTTGCCTCCTCCATCGACCGTGAGCTACCTCAAAGCACCCAGCCCCCGGCAACGCCCTCTCCTCTGTGCCTCCGGCCTCCCTCCAGTCCCCGCCACTCTTAGAGCCCCGCTGCCCTCCGCTCTCCACCGTGCGCCTCCTCCATCGACCTCGAGCCGCCTCTGAGCACCCTATCGCCATCGACGCCCTTTCCTTCGTGCCTCTGGCCACCGCCTCTAACCGCGCCCTCCAACCGAGTTGACCGCACCACGATCTCCCCCACACCGACGTGAAGCTCGCTGGATccttccccctccctctctccctccactgCTCACCTCAGGTCTCTCCCTCTTTTTGCCTAGCATGTGTTTCCCTTCTAGCTTGAGCTCACCTCAGGTGTAGGCTTGGTGTCCCTTCTAGCTCGAGCTCACCTCAGTGTTATTTTTGTGAGATCTAGTTGGGTCATCCAGCTAGTTAGTAGCTTTGAGTGCACCATGTGGCGGGATTGATCTAGTTCATCGATGCTTATGGGttgtttggattttgaatttaatCATGATAAGATTTTTGTTAAATTGGTTTTAAAGGCTAGGTACCTAAAAACTTGAATAGATTAGGATAAAGCTTAGatatcaaaattcaattttcgCATGCGTTGTTAGTGTTTTTTAGTTTTCGCCGTCGACGCCCTCTCTTGTTAGTGATGTTTAGTTTATTATTAAGGTGAAGCTGATTGCTCTTTATAATCAGCAGAGCTCTCCAGTGCATGCGTTGAATGTTATAGCTTTTGAAGAGGCCTCATGTCATGTACCATAGATCAAAATTGCAATCCAAACTTTTGCTGCACATATTGCACTATCCATGTTGTTTTCTACTTTTCTCCATAATACCTCTAACTAAAGTGAGACATATGTGATTTCTGCTACGGATTTGCACACTATCAAGTGTATGGGGAACATGCAAAAACTAGgccaatattttcttttgaagtCTGAAGTGGATTGACATGTGACTATGAAGCTATACTTATTTTTCATTTACTAAATATGCTAATTTTGCATTAATATGCTGCATATACTAAAAGTTTACATATGTCTTTCCTTGAAACCAACTTTGTTTATCTAGAGTCTTTTTACTATTtattgtatttttatcatgaggCAACCATAATCTGCTATGTCGAgagtataaatatgtaaaaggAATCACAtgccgagcaatgagccctgcaaCCAAAAAAGGCACAAGTATTGCCTTAATCTTTATATACCCATGCTAAGAAATCACAATGTATGAGTTACCTTGATTAGAAAACATCTGGGTGAAAGTGCCCTGGAATTGAGCTGCCCTCCAATGGTCAATTACAATTTCCATGTAGTAGggaaataaaaagataaaatgtTCCTTCTTCCTATTTTCTTATCTTGAATGAGATGCATAGTGTCAAATATGTAAAAGGAATTAGAACAGGAGTTGCACAAACCCTGAAGCACTTGAAGGAAATAAGTGGTTATAATCAACTCTTGACTTGTGCTTAAAAATTCGGGCAACCTTAGTAAGAGTACTACCAATATCCATGAACCAGATTTTTTACACAACTTGACACCATGTTACCCTCCTCTACTTTCCAAATTGTCCTTTTTAAGTGTTTCAACTTTCCATAATCCATTATGTTACAGAATAAACAAAGTATCCCCTTATACTTACAAAACTAGAGCATTTACACTTGTTTGCGTTGGTATAAACCCCAGGATTCCACCCTATTCTGAAccttgatttcttttctttcctctaagaaaccatgggaTAGAAAAGGATtgtcacccctaagaaaccacaagTACAAAGGATGCTCACACTAGAGCCAGTCCTGGCACAAGATGAAGGGGGATATGAGCTCAAGCCCGCACCCGTTGTCTTCCTTCAACAGCAGCGAAAGCTAGCGCTCATGACACAACCCAAGCCCTATTTCGTGCGAGCGGGAGAGTCGACATTTGACAGGTAGCTCCGACTACGATCCCGCTGAAGAGGAattgagatgagtcaatgtattttatatttcttgaatggagaaatatttgttgttcatttcaaccccttttattttctctctagatgaaGGAAGCACACTTTCCAAGCCAGATAGCTGatagtggtgcacgagcccgaaagcTGAGGTCACAAACACAATGGCCAACATACAACGTTGCCATCACAGGAATCAATGTTGACGGGCtacctacggatgaaaaggcaTTAAATAGATTCCAGAGGGTCGCATGGCTCAttgctcaggagagggtgctaataacgactaagttcaatgacctcgGTGACGAAACGAAGATGGACTTGATCAATAATGTCAgcaaggagtatctggagtaccctaaaAACATGAGTGAGTTTCACACGATCGCCGCGGTCAAtgtagcaatgaaagcgatcgcgaGAACTTCACaaaagctttaagagcaagcttgttaatcggtGCTGGGCTAAAGGGTGtcgcccttcgagagctacaagcacttgaaagagcaAGATCGTGATGCTTTTGTGTAGATGAAGAACTTAGAGCAGTTCAAAAAAGAGAGTAAGGAGAAAAAAACAGCTTCGAGGTAGGAACAGGCACAACCACAGGACCGATGCAAGcgggtacgtggggaaaagAGCAAATTGGCaagcagaggatgaaaagttggCTAAAGAAGACAATGAGAATtcttggttgcaattcttgagACGATCGCGATCATATTTGTGTGCAAGAGGTGAGCTGTCCAAAAGCGGAGAAATCATATTTAAAAACAGCGAAACATAGTCAATTGCagacaaagtaaaagaaaaggttccCGAAGCTAGCTGATGTTCTTTCAccagggtcagggaacatgatgttctcttaaTGGCACTGGAAAACCCAGAGCACCCAAGTCGAGTGTGAGGTGTATCCAGTTCCCATGGCTGAAAATATGGCTTTCCCAGAGACCTtagaatgtacaagaagaggggGAGGTTGAGTGTAATAGACATGAATGCATTGATGCAAGACATCAGCTaaaaagtttatgcaaacatcatgcaaatGCTTGCAGCACAGAAAATAGAGATTTCTATCCTAGCGAAAGCTAGCTCTGGAACTACATAGAAGAGTAGTTGCGCCTCTAAGGAGGTCGATTGACCTGTAGCCGCCATAACTGCCCTAGATACGATTGACCTGTAGCCGCCATAACTGCACTagatacgattgacctgctagaagggcacATGCCCTGTAGCCTTGTAATAAGGCCTGATAGGTATTACATCGAGGTTAcaaggggccaggtgcatccaaacatccatatcttacatacggtcccgatacgtgaTGGCTATACCATGATTACAGTGGACATGATACATAGCAATATCACCGATCACATGTTGGAGCttcccccaatgatgaagtcacaactctgcaTGAAGCTCTTTGTCAAAGGATCTAATAGAAGAGGGGCAACATCGTGGTCTCCAATGCATCCTAATCTGGACGAGCTTCGTGCACCAACGCTTcacccctcacttccagagaaggtagtttcactaccttctcctcctccagagaagccaaCTTCACTGCATTCTCTTCCGCATTGGAATGTGGCTTGTGCATTtgtcaaaccaaatggcatcacTCGAAATTGGTAATGTTCGTGATGCGTCTTAAACGTTGTcttttactcatcatcatcgtccacCCAAATTTGATGACACCCAACTCGAATATCCAACTTGGTAAAGAACCGAGTGCCAGCAAGCTCATCAAGGATCTCATCAATTATCGGCATGGGAAAATAGTTCTTAATGGTGAGCGCATTGAGTTTGCAAAAGTCCACACAAAAATACCACGACCCATCCTTCTTCCAAACAAGAAACATCGGTGAAGCGAATGGGCTAGAGCTCGAGACAATGAGACCAAACACCAAGAGTTCAGATACTTGCTTCTCGATCTCATCCTTGTGAAGTGGTGAATATCGGTAAGGACGTGAATTAACTGGCACAACACCTGGCATGAGGGGAATCTTGTGATCATAGATGTGGGAGGGAGGTAATTGCTTTGGATCCCGGAATACCTCAGCAAATTGTTTCAAGAAATTGCTAATTGCAGCTGGGACTTCATGCTGCTCTGCCATCACATCTAGCTAAACCACTGCCAAAGCCCATATTTCATTCCCACTGCACCACTTCAGTAATTGATGTGGTAACATTTCTTTGACCTCCTGTTGCATCTGGTGCACTCCTTTGAGCTTGATTGACTGGCCACCTTCCTTGAATTTGATTGTTTTGTTGGCCCAATGACAATTCATTAGGCTATGCAGCTTTAACCAGTCCATGCCGAGTATAGCATCATATGCACCCAACTCCAATACACACATATCCATGTGAAACATGTGGCCTTTTACCCACCATTCCAAGTTATTCACAC includes:
- the LOC133930577 gene encoding uncharacterized protein LOC133930577; its protein translation is MPTAAAALSMTLLIDRKAQRVLFAEASKEVVDFLFSLLALPVATAVELIGEEGMVGCVGNLYASVDKLDSTYVLAGAAKDAFLRPTVVSPATTINSSLQRLPEPSSGQPKTFYRCNKSGRRCYKSVDCSCYNYVTDASGTYCMCCFYLMETVMWYVPPGYGCSGNKAENASTGGAEGFVQGIVYTVMDNLTVRPISATSIITLLSTFAVRDVSDLEERTVQLGYNEVSHWIFHLLTIILRF